A segment of the Anaerolineae bacterium genome:
CCGTCTTTGGTATACGGCTAATCACTAACTGCTGACTGCTACCCGCTAATGGCTACCTATACTCCCAGCCCATACTGAATGGCAATCACGGCGGCCTGGGTGCGGTCCGAAACTCCCAACTTGGCAAAAATGGCGCTCACGTGATTACGCGCTGTTCCCTCTGATAAATGCAGCCGTTCGGCAATGTCGGCATTGTTCAAACCCCGCGCAATCAGGCGCAAAACATCCGTCTCGCGTTCGGTCAGCTTATCGGTGAGCAGGGTGCTGGGTTGGGTTTGGCTGCCGGCCACCTGGCCCAATAATTTGCCCGCCACCGCCGGGTCAACGTAAGCTTTGCCCGCGCCGGTCCCTTTCACGGCCTTGATTACCTCCTCGCGGGGGGTATCCTTCAATAAGTAACCAGCGGCGCCCGCCCGAATGGCGTCAAAAACCCATTCGTCGTCATCGTAGGTGGTTAACACCAACACTTTTACCCCCGGATAAGCGGCCCGGATCTGGCGCGTCGCTTCAATGCCGTTCATGCCCGGCATCTTCAAATCCATCAAAACCAGATCGGGGGCATCCTTTTCTACCAATTCCACCGCTTCCGCGCCGTCGCGGGCCTGGCCCACCACCTCGATATCCTTTTCCAGATTTAACAACATTTCCAGGCCGTCGCGGATAATGGCCTGGTCATCACAAATAATCACTTTCATGCCGCTATGTCCTGTATGGTCAATTCAATCGTTGTGCCCTGGCCGGGTTTGCTGGCAATGGTCAGGCTGCCGCCGACCAGGTCGGCCCGCTCCCGCATGCCGGGCAAACCAAAGTGATCCGAATTTTTATCATGCCCCACCTCAAAGCCCAGGCCATCGTCCCGCACCCGCAACAAAATTGTCCCAGGCCGGCAGGTCAGTTGGACACTCAGATTTTTGGCGTTGGCATGATGAGCCACATTGGCCGTTGCCTCTTGCGCCACCCGGTAGATACATTGTTCCACTGCCGGTGACAGAGGAGGCAGGTGTTCCGGCACTAATAGCTCAAGTTGCAAATTGGCCCTGGCCGCAGTTTCTGTGGCCAATTGGCGCAGGGCCAGCAACAACCCCAAGTCATCCAGGGGGCTGGCCCGCAGGGATTTTAAGGCCCGCCGGGTTTCCTGCAAGCCGGAGCGGGTGGCATCCAACGATTTAGCCAGTATTGTTTGGGCCGCAGCCGGGTCAACGTCCCAGTAAGCCTTCACCGTTTCCAGTTGCACCGTTAAGCCGCTCAGGGTATGGGCCAGGGTGTCGTGCAGTTCGCGCGCCATGCGGTTGCGCTCCCGGCTGATGGTCAAATCTTCCAGGGTGGCAGCGTAATCGGTCAGTTGGGCGTTTGCCTGCGCCAGCGATTCTTGCTGCTTTTTCAACCGCCTCATCAGCGTGCTGATAAAATAACCAACCACCAAAAAGCTGACCGTCTGGATGACCAGCACCGTTACCGGCGGCAAGAGCGATAGCCCCCCGGGCCGGAAATAGAACAGGTGCAGCCCCAGCGTAAACAGGGCAATCCCCCCACTGAACAAAATGACATAACGCCAGCCGTATTGCCACGCGGTTAAGATCAAGGCCATCAACAACAACGGCATTATCCGCAGCAGCACTCCTTCCGGGCCGCTGGCCGGGCTGGCCGGCAGCCGCATGGTCATTAACTGGGCCGTCACCACCGGCACCACCGACAACAAACCAATCACCAGCGGCAAAAAGGCGCGCCCCAACACGCTGCGCCCCCGGGGCCACCACGCCAGCCCTAACCCCACCAACGCATTAAACCCGTTGAGCAGATAATATAAGGGGGGAAATACCGGGTGCGGATAAAAAAGATGGTCAATCAGCAACAGCGCCAGCAAATAGCCTAACCATAGCCCCACCGTTAGCGGCAGCAGCCCTATCACGTTAGGTTGAGCGTCTTTTTCTTTCATAAAAGCATTATAACACAGAAGCGCCTAGTTGACTTGTGCCCGGAGTCATTGTTTTAGCCCCTTACCCGTGACGCCTGTCACGGTAATTGATGAGGCCAATCACGGACGGCAATAAAAACCGATGACCGGCGACACTGTTGCCCGGCAGCAAAATTTGTTAGACTGGTGATGAAAATATCAACAGACCTGACAGATTTTAAGAAAGCGAGGCAAAAAATGACCGCAGTTTCAAAATTTACGTACCGACTGGTTACAATCTTCATTATTATTGCCGTTGGATTGGCCCTGTTGCCCCAAACCGGCCAGGCCCAAACCGGAACTTCTTACCCCATTGTAGACACCGGGCAGAGTCAGTGTTACAACGCCGCCGGTTCGGTCATCACCTGCCCCGCCGCTGGGGAAGACTTCTACGGGCAAGACGCCCAGTACACCGGCCACACACCCGGTTACACCAACAACGGCAACGGCACTATCACCGATAACGTCACCGGCCTGATGTGGCAAAAAAGCCCCGACACCAACAACGACGGCGCTATCACTGCCGCCGACAAGCTGACCTACGACCAAGCTGTGGCCGGAGCCGGCCCATTCAACCTGGCCGGTTACAACGACTGGCGACTGCCGACCATCAAGGAGTTTTACTCGCTCATCCGGTTTGACGGCACCGACCCCAGCGGCCCGCCGGGAAGCGTTGTTACCCTGATTCCCTTCATTGACACCGCCTATTTTGATTTTGCCTACGGCGACCCCGCCGCCGGAGAACGCACGATTGATTCCCAGTACGCCAGCAGCACCAAATATGTCAGCACAACGATGAACGGTGCCGAAACTATGTTCGGTGTCAACTTTGCCGATGGGCGCATCAAAGGGTACGGGCTGACCATGCCAGGTGGCGGGAACGAAAAGACATTTTTTGTCCTTTACGTGCGAGGAAATACCGCCTACGGCCAAAACAATTTTATAGACAACGGCAATGAAACCATCACCGACAACGCCACCGGCCTGATGTGGCAGCAGGATGACAGCGGAAAAGGCCTGAATTGGGCAGAAGCGTTGACCTATTGCGAAAGCCTGGACAACGCCGGTTACACCGACTGGCGACTGCCCAACGCCAAAGAATTGCAAAGCATTGTGGATTACAACCGCTCGCCCGATACCACCGGCTCCGCCGCCATTGACCCTCAGTTCAACGCCACCCCCATCACCAATGAAGCCGGCCAAACCGATTTTCCGGCCTATTGGAGCAGCACCACTCACGCCAATCTTATGAATGGAATGAATGCCGCCTACGTCGCCTTTGGCCGGTCGCTGGGCTATATGCACAACAGTTGGGTTGACGTGCATGGGGCCGGCTCGCAACGCAGCGCCCCCAAAGTTGGCGACCCCGCCAATTATCCTACCGGCCACGGCCCGCAGGGGGACGCTATCCGCATCTACAACTACGCCCGTTGCATGCGCGGCGGCAATACGACCGGTACCCCTGATGGCGGTTCAAGCGCCAATCGCAGCGGGATTACGGTTGAAATGAGCGACATCAACCAACAACAGCCCGGTCAGCAATTAAGACCGGAAGACGGGCTACCGCCCAGCGACCGGCAAAATGGGTCGGCCGGTCCCCCCGTCAACAACCAGCAGCAAGGGCCAAGAGGAACGCCACCCCCGGAGGCGATTGCCGCTTGCAGCGGGCAAAGCCAGGGCGCGTCGTGCCGGTTCACCGGCCCTCACGGAGAGATAACCGGAACCTGTAGCCAGATTCAACAGCAACTTGCCCGCGTTCCGGCCGGCGGGAGGCCGTAGTTCCTGTTTACCTATGTATTAAGATGACATGTTGAAATACCGAATCATCTCATCCTTGAAAAAAAGGGCCTAATCCTCTACCTCCAACCAGGTAATGATCGAATCGGGAGAAATTTTGGGGATGGTATTTAAATGCGCCTGCTGCCACACCGAACTCTCCACAGCTAAAACGTGCAAACTCACCTGTTTTCCGCGAAGAGCGATGGCAAACTTAAAAAGCGCCGATATGCCTCGACTGTTCATAAACGAGAGCCGGCGCAAATCTAAAATCACGCGCCGGGTGGGGCTGGCCTGGTCCACAATGCGGCCAAAAAGTTGGGCAATGGGCGCCTCGTCTGTGGTTTCAAGCCGCATTTTGCCCTGAAAAACAACGGTTGGCCCGGCATCCGCAGCCAGATGAGAGGTGATGGTGAATTCCGGTTGGCTATATTCATCCTGTGGCGGGGATAAAGTAAGGCTTGTTTCAGACATTTTATCCTTCCTTGTTACCGGAAACTTTTGCTAAGGATTAGGCATTAAATAACTTCCCCAAACCAAACCGATTTTCAGAGGAATTGGTCTGAAATGCGGAAGTTATTAAATCCTTAGCCCTAAACCTGAACCGGAAGATCTCCTAAAAATAAACGCCCACTATCTTTTCTTCCTCCAGCAAAGACCGCTGGACACTGACCTTGATTCTCCCGCCAAAATCACCAAGCCGGGCCGATACCAACATCAATTCGTCAGGTTTGACGTAACGGAATCCCTGAGGTGGGTAAAAACCGGCCATCTTTTCCTTCAATTCCTGAAACGGGAGAGGGTCAGTAAAACGCCGCACTTCCAAAAAGAAGATTCCAACCCCCCTGGTCAGACCCCCATAATAAGCCTCAAACTCCTCGCGCGTAACCCCGGCTTGGCCATTTACCTGCGACCATAAGGCTTCCAGGGGTGCCTCTACCACCTTTCCCACCTTAAAGGCCCCGGCAATGGTCTTTACCGGCGCTGCAACGTAAAGCAAAACCAACGTCCCCGGGTTGATATAGCGGGGGCGAACCCGGCGTAAATCCACTGTTTTGCTGCCTTCAAAAATCTGGTTCGCCGACTGGGGTCGCACCGCCAGTAAAATTGCATAACGCTTCATTATCTGAACCACCCTATCAAAATAGTACTATAGAGCAGCACGCGTGTCAACAAAAATCGGCAGAAGTGACTTAACCATCGGGAGACTGTTCCGGTCCGGTCACACTCCGGTTTTCCGACAAACGACAAACGACCAATTCCCGTCGTTTGTCGTTTGTCGTTCGTCCTTCATCCTAAGATACCGGACACAGCCCGTTACATTGACAACTAGACATAATTATGTTATATTCAAATATGCTCGTATTATGTTTAGTTGCCAAAGGGGGTTAGGGCCGGTTTGACCGGCTGCGGCTATGTCAACCTTGCACCGCGTGGACGAACTGAATATCCTCACCCGGGCCAAATATCCTATCATCTACATTGTCTCCTGGGAAGAGCGACGCATCGAAGATATACTGCGCGAAGTGGCCATTAGCCGTCGCAAAAAACTATATGGCTGGACCCTGACCAACGGCATTGCTCCGCTCGACCTGGTACAAGCACAGCCGGTAGACCCGGCCACGCGCGATCCCCTCAACGCCCTCGACTTTGTGGCCCAATCGCAAGAGGCGGCCATTTTTGTGTTAAAAGACTTTCATCCTTACCTGGACGACAGCCGGGGCGGGCCGGACCATCCGGTCATTATTCGCCGCCTGCGCGATATTACCAACCAGTTGAAGGAAAGCCGCAAAACCCTGATCATTCTCTCGCCTATGCTCCGCTTCCCGGCAGACCTGGAAAAAGACATTACCGTGCTGGACTATTCTTTGCCCACCCTCGACGAGTTGGAACTCTCCCTGGATAGGGTGGTGCGCTCCGCCCGCGAAATTGCCGGGGTGCAGCTCAAAATGAGCGCAGAGGACCGGGAACGGGTGCTCAATGCCGCCCGCGGCCTGACCTGCATTGAGGCCGAAAACGTGTTTGCCAAAAGCCTGGTAATGGACCGCAAACTGGATTTAAACATCATCATCGCCGAAAAGGAACAACTCATTCGCCGCTCGCAAGTGTTGGAATATTATGAATCGGTGGAGGGTTTTGCCCACGTTGGTGGCATGAACCTGGTAAAGGATTGGCTCCGCAAGCGCGGTATGGCTTTTACCGAAAAGGCCCGCCGCTTTGGCCTGCCCGAGCCCAAGGGTTTGCTGCTGCTGGGCGTTCAGGGCGCAGGCAAAAGTTTGCTGGCCAAAGCCGTGGCCAGCCAGTGGCAATTGCCTCTACTGCGGCTGGACCTGGGCCGGGTGTTCAGCGAGTTGGTCGGTTCGTCGGAACAAAATATTCGCGCCGCCCTCCGCCTGGCTGAAAATGTGTCGCCCTGCGTGCTTTGGGTGGATGAAATTGAAAAGGGGCTGGCCGGGGCTACCGGCTCCGGCACTTCCGATGCCGGGACCTCGGCCCGCGTATTTGGCAGCCTGCTCACCTGGATGCAAGAAAAAACCTCGCCGGTGTTTGTGATTGGCACGGCCAACGATATTTCGGCCCTGCCGCCCGAAATGCTGCGCAAGGGCCGTTTTGATGAGATCTTTTTTGTAGACCTGCCCCAATTGCAAGAACGCCGCGAAATCTTTGCCATTCACTTGGCCGCCCGGGGGCGAGACCCGCTGGATTACGACCTGAATAAACTGGCCCTGGTTTCCGATGGTTTCAGCGGCGCCGAAATTGAGCAAGTCATCATTGATGGCCTGTACGACGCCTTTGAAAACGACACCGAACTGAACAGCGAAGATTTATTCCGTAATCTCAATAGCACCATACCCCTCTCGCAAACTGTGGAAAGCAAAATCACCGCGCTCCGCCAGTGGGCCCGCCGGCACGCCCGCCCCGCTTCCGAGCTACCCCAACCTCAACCTCTCCTGCCCACAACGCGCGAGAATGGTGGATTGCGGCAGATAGAGCTGGGGTAGGGTAGGGATCAAGTGAGAAGTGAAAATGAGAAGTAAGAAATTAGGTTTTAGATCGAGTTTCTTAAATGTCGTTTCAAGGCCGTCGGGCCGAGAAATCTCCTTGTAACATCCGCCTGAAGTAGATTTCTCGTCGCTACAGTCGCTTCCGCTTCCAGGACATGCCGATGTACTTAAGAAACACGTTCTTAAGTTGTAAGTTTTAGTTTCTAATCTGAAATTTCTGATCCATTATGATTACCCAAACCTTTAGAGGCCCCCACAATCTATATCGCCGTTACCAGGCTCTTGTGGAAAGTTCTATCACTGCCATTGGCCTGGCTGTTTTAGTTAGCCTGACCCTGCTCAACTTATCGGTCTATCCCCAAAACTGGGTGCTGGTGATTGGGGTGGCGATAGCCGTGTTGGGGATGCGCTGGCCTTTGCTGGCCTACCTTGTGGCCGTGAGCGCGATGATTTACCCCATTTATACCATCAATCTGTACCTGGCCGTTATTTTTTTGGCCGTAAGCGCGTTGGGGTATCGCCTGTTTGTGCATTATCTGGGGGCTACCCTACTGGTGTTAGCCACGCCTTTTTTAGCCAAATATCACCTGCATTGGCTGGTGCCTATTTTGGGCGGGCTTTGGTGGGGAGGCATTGCCGGAGCCTGGATTGGCGGGCTGGCCGCCATCTGGGGCAAAATTATGGGCGGCATGGCCGGGCTCAACCTTGATTGGTTAGTATTGGCCGGACAGGTGCCGGATATGCAAGCAATTTTGCTTCGCTATTACGACGCCAACTCATTAGAAACGCTGCTATTGCTGGTAGAACCTTTTGCGGATACGTCAAGCGTTATTCTTTACAACTTACTGCAAATTGCCGGCTGGGCCGTGGCCGGCGGCTTTGTCGGGGCGCTGGCCTGGCGAAAGTGGGTCAAGTATCGGGCGCCCTGGTCAATCTTGGTGGTAACCGCCGGGGGCGGGCTGATCATGATGGCCACCCACCTGGCCCTGCCGTACTGGCTGCAAGAAGCGGTTACCGCTGAAACCGTGCTGGCCTTGCAGGACCCGGCCGGGCCGCTGTTCTCGTTGCTGATGGTCATTATTGTTAGCACCGTCATCCACAGTTTCAGGGAGTCGTTGGATTTGCCCATTGCGCCCCAACACAGCCGCCGGGCCAAACGGGAACGCAAAAAACCGGCAGCTAAATCGGTGCCGGGCGGCTTTTTCCAACGGGCCAAAGCCGGGCGGAAACCAGGCAGAAAAAGTAAGGGCAGGCTGAAACCCGCTGTTCCCCTGGAGAGCGTTGATCAGCTTGATCATCCCCGGCGGCCGGTGCGGGTGCCGCACCAAAGCGAATTGCCGGAATGGGAACCTCCCCGAGACGAATCCGGATTGATCATGCTAGAAATAGATTAAAGAACACAGGCGATGACCATTAGATTTGAACAAACCGACAACCAAAAACAAGGCCTTCGTCGTCGCGCCACCAGCCGGGGTTTGAGCTTTGGGCCTATTGCTACAGCTATCACCGTAGGCACCGTAGCCGTTTTGTTGGGCGTCACTTTTATTGGCGACTGGTTACGCACGCCCAAAATTGCCGCCGAAGCCTCCCCCAGCATCATCTCGCCCAACGGCGACCAGACCCAGGATACCACCAACTTTAGCTACACCCTCAATGAAGACGCCGAGGTCACGGTGGCCGTTTTTAACGAGAGCGGCACCCTGGTGCGTACCATTAACAGCGACGAATTTCAAACCCGGGGCCAACACATCGCCGTATGGGACGGGCGGGACGATATTGGCCAGGTTGCGCCCGATGGCCGTTACCGGCTGCAAGTGACGGCCCAGGGCACCGTGCGGGCCGCCGTGCAAAGCGCGCCGGTTCAGGTTGACACCCTACCGCCGAGCCTGCGCCTGGTCAATCTGGATGAAGTGAGCCGGGTGCGGGAAGCCAACCTGACCATCGAGGGTCTCACCGACTCGGAGGCGGTGGTGCAACTTGCCGGCGATCCAAAAATCATCCCCATTGATAGCGAGGGGCATTTTAACATCAAACGGCAACTGGCCGAAGGCTCAAATATCATTCAAGTTACCGCCACCGACCCCGCCGGAAACATTGCCGCCATTGCCCGTGAAATCATCCTGGTTACCCGTCCCCCGGAAATTGCCATTACTTCGCCCCTAAACGACCAGTGGACGAACGAAACTCTGTTCACCGTGACCGGCGTTGCACCGCCCGGCACTACCCTTAAAGTCAACGGCCAAGAGGCGGCAGTAGCCGCCGAGGGCCAATTTGAACGGGAGATTATCCTCCAGGAAGGCGATAATATCCTGCGCATTGAGGCCAAAGACGATGTTGGCAACACGGCCACCCAGGAGATCATTGTCCACCGCAAAAGCGCGCCCCCCACCTTGCAATTGAATATTGAGGATGGCGAAACTTTCCAGCAGGCAGACGTGCAAATCACCGGCAAAACCGAGGCCGGAGCGCTGGTTCAGGTGAACGGCCAGGCCGTGACGGTCAGCCCCCTGGGTGAATTCCAAACCACCGTCACCCTGCTGGACGGCGAAAATACCATTGAGGTGGCCGCCCTGGACCAAGCCGGAAACGTGACCCAACTGCAACGCCGCCTGAACTACCGGGTGGCCCCGCCGGAATCGGAATTGGCCCGCGTGGCCCGCAATTTGCCCACCCTCTCCACCTATTTTGTGCCGGTACTGCTCTCTTTGCCGGTGCTGCTCATTTTGGCCTACTTTTTGACCCGCCCCGTGGCCCTGGTTGTTTCCGCCGAAAGCAACAGCTTTCGGCCCGGCCTGCCGGAAGAAGGCCGCTTTTTGAGATTATCCATTGACCTATCTAAAGCAGCGCGGGCCACCGTGGAAATCAAAGATAAACGCGGCAACACCATCGCCACACTCCTGCATCGCCGCCACCGCAATGGGGGTCAACATACCCTCCACTGGGACGGCTACGATGACTTTGGCCGGGTTGTGCGGCCCGGCGATTATGTTATCCAGGCCACCGCCAGCACCACAGGCGGCGCCGTGACCGGCACGCTCAACGTATCCGTGTTAGAAGATTGGGCCGTACACCGGCAATATTTGCGCAACGCCCCCTCCCAGGATGACTCCCAGGTAATGGTCAACCGGAGCGGCGAATACGTGCGGCAACCGACCCCCTCGGCCAGGCGCGCGCGGCGGCGTTAAATTGACTTTAACAAAAGAGCGGCTCGATGATGAGCCGCTCTTTTTTATGGGGTCAGGGTGACCAGTTGCACGGTGTAAGCCCCTATCTCAACGCTGGGTTCAATTATTTCAAATTCTTGGATGGCTTCGGCGGGATCACTGATTTGGCGGATAGAGAGGGTAGCCTGTGGCGCGGCCTGGTTATTGGGAAAAAAAGCTTGCCACGAGGTGGACGTGTCGGTGGGATTGGCCAGCAACAGGGCCATCTCTCCGCTGCCATTCTGCCCGGCCAAAACCCATAACTGGCCCGGATTGCTGCCGCCGCTCAACGATACGTTTAACCGCGTTGGATGGGCGGCCATTTCAGCCCACAGCGAAAAGGCCAGGGCAATTGGCTTGGGCCGGCCGTCGGCGTAAAACATGCCGTAAAAAGTGGGGTGATTTTGGGCGGCGTCGGGGCCACGGTAAAAGGTGGAAACCGCCACTCCTTGTTCTTGCAAACCAATCCAGGCCGCCGTCAGCAGGGCCGCGCCCCTGGCCCCAATGCGTAAAGCCGGGTCTGTTTCACTCCGCCCTTCGCCAACGGCCGTATTCCATTCGGTGATGTGGCTTTCGGCGGTTGGATAACCGTGACCATCCAGTTGGGCCCGGTAGTAAGCAGCAGCGGCGGGAAAATCGGCCGGGTCATTGCTGTAAATGTGCCAGGAGAAAAAGTCCAGAGGAACGGCCTGGCTTTGCAGATGAGCCAGAAAATTTTCAGTGTAAGCCTGGCCGTGCGGCGTTTTAAAAGCGGCCACGGTCAAGCCGGGGCCGCCAATCATCAGGTGGGGAAATTCTGCTTTCAGGGCGACAGCCGCGGCCGCAAATAGCTCAAAAAACTCCGGCGGCGAACCATCCCAAAACTGCGGGTGGTCCGGTTCGTTCCAGATTTCCACGTAGCGCAGGTGACTGCCTCCCCACAGGTCGGGATCGTTATAGTGGCGCACCACCTCCACCGCCGCCTGGACCCAGTTAGCCGGGTTGATGGGGCGGCGCGGGTCGGCGGGCGGGTAAGAGGGGGCGTTGTGCCACGAGTCGCCCAGGCGCAAGTATGGCTCAAAGCCCCCGGCCAAAATAGCGGCAAAAACCTGATCGCTGGCCTCAAAATCATAAGAGGCCGGATCAAGCGGGTCGGCGTTTTGATCGGGATAAATGGTGGCCATGTCCAAAGGGCCGTAGTAATCGTGGGTGCGGATGGTGGTGACGCCAATGTTTTGGTAAGCGGCGGTGAGGTCGGCATTGCCCGGCTCCCCGGCCGGGATGGGGCCAATGTTGACACCCAGCAGCGGCCGGATAGCCTGGTTGTTTGGCCCGGAATCTATGGTGATCAAAACTTGCGCCTGGCCAGTGGAGATCACCGAAGCCGCGGCGGTAGCTTCATCAGGAGAAGGGTTTGACCCGGCAGCAGTGGGGCAGAAAAGGTCAAACAATTCAAAGGCCTGATGGATGATTAAGGGTTCCGGCTTTTGACTTTGGCCTTCCGGCAGCATAGGCGGCGGGTTGGATACGGTATACAGGGTATTGGGGGTCAGGTTATTCAGGCGGGTCCAGGGAGACATGCCGTGCCCGCCATATTCTGCGGCAGTGGCGTTGGCCATCATCAGCAGGGCATGGGCATTATCGGGCTGGGCGTGGTCTTTTTCCGATTGCAAACGCTGGTAGGGCACCGGCAGGTTGAGGGCAAATGTTGCCGCTTCACGTTCCTGCCAAAAATCTTCATCGTCACAGGGATGCCCCTGGAGATGGCCGGTCTGGGCCTCGTCGCAGCCGCCGGTATCGTTCCGGTTGGCCGGGCCTTCCCAATCAATCAAAAACTGAATAGGCAGATCAGGATGGCGGGCCAGCGCTCCCGTGGCCATTGTCACGCCATAAGAATAAGAGACCAGGCCCATGCGGGCCGCGTCCACTTCCGGCAGAGTGGCGGCAAAACGGATGAGGGCGGCCAGGCCATCCTGTTGGCTGAAACCATTGTCGTCTTCTACGCCCTCACTTTGGCCGCGCCCATCGGGGTCAAAAACAATAATGGTCAAACCGGCGTCGGCCATCAACTGGGCCTGGGAGGGGGGCTGAACAAAACGGCTGCTATCTGCCGAACCGCCGGGCACCAGGATCAAAGTGGGCAAGGCGCTGCCGTCCCAATCTTGCGGATGGATAACCTGCACATACAACCGGGCCTGACTGGCCGGATTGATAACCCGGTAGGTGTTTGGTTCCGGGCCGGGTTCCACAACGCCGGTCGCTTGCACCTCCGGGATGGCGGGTGTCTCGGCGAGGGGGGTAGGTGTTGGCCGATCGCAATCCTGGGGGCAGTTGGTCGCGTTTTCCGGGCCATCACACACTTCATCCCCGCAGTGGCCGGGCGCTTCGCCGGGCCGGTCAGGCGAGGCCAACGTGGGATTGTCGGTTGTTAACGGCGCAGCAGGAGCAAGATTTCCAAGACTACAAGCTGGAAGAAAGAGGAGCAAAAAAATTATAAAAATGGTCAATGAGCGCATGGGGTATTCCTTTCATTCGGCAAGCTCATATTTTTGCCCAGAAACCGAGTTGATTTAAAATTAAATTCCCCGGCTGGGGGGGAGCAACCGGGGAACCACAAAAAGGAGGAGAGAAAATAAAAATGGAACTAAAATATAAACTAAACTAAAAATAAATTAACCCCCTCCTAACAAACACTATTATCATAGCATACTTTGCTCAATAAGACATCCCCAATTTTTGGGGGTTTTTAGTACTACAACGAGATTTTGACATAACGAAGTAAAGAAACCCGGCTTTTTTGGTTATAAATGGTAACTTTTGTCCAAATCGGACTATCAACAAGCACTAAAAGCCGGGTTTCTCAAGCGAAGTCTCGTTGTAGTATTAGGCTCAAGACCATTTCGCTCAATCTCAAATCGGCCTGCCTTTCGGCAGCCTGCATATTACCGCAAAGGGGATTGCACCTTACATATTTTTTTAGTATAATCTTAAAGAGTGTGGATAGGTTTACGTTCTTGTCGCTTTGAAATTGATTTTACCTGGCGTAAACCCTCTTCTGAGTAGCAAAAAAATCTTATCTCCCTCTTATTTTCACCGTGCTGTAATCAATTGGATTTGAGGCTGTCTAAGCACATGGATATTGACCAGGTATTGAGGACACCCGTTGCGCCGGAAGAATTAGCCGAAACATTAGCCAAAGCCCGGCGCCGGACCAAGTTGCTCAATGCGGCTGCCCGGGTTAGCCGCAATACCTCTTCTATTTTAGACCCCGACGAACTCCTGCCGCGGACGGTGGATATTATCTGCGAAGAGTACGGTTTTTACTACGCCGGGATTTTTTTGATTGAAACCCTGGAAGATGGCAAGAGATGGGCTGTGCTCAAGGCCGGACGGGGTAAGGCGGGCCAGATCATGATGGAGCACAACCATAAACTGGAAGTGGGGGGACGCTCCATGGTGGGGGCCTGCACTTCTTTGAATGAAGCCCGGATCGCCCTGGACGTTGGCAAAGAGGCGGTTTGGTTTAACAACCCTTTTCTGCCCGACACGCGCTCCGAGATGGCCCTGCCCTTAGCCATTAGAGGCCAGGTGATTGGCGCGTTAACGGTGCAAAGCACGGAAGAGGCCGCCTTTTCTGACGAAGATGTGGCCTCGTTACAGGCCATGGCCGACCAA
Coding sequences within it:
- a CDS encoding gliding motility-associated C-terminal domain-containing protein — protein: MTIRFEQTDNQKQGLRRRATSRGLSFGPIATAITVGTVAVLLGVTFIGDWLRTPKIAAEASPSIISPNGDQTQDTTNFSYTLNEDAEVTVAVFNESGTLVRTINSDEFQTRGQHIAVWDGRDDIGQVAPDGRYRLQVTAQGTVRAAVQSAPVQVDTLPPSLRLVNLDEVSRVREANLTIEGLTDSEAVVQLAGDPKIIPIDSEGHFNIKRQLAEGSNIIQVTATDPAGNIAAIAREIILVTRPPEIAITSPLNDQWTNETLFTVTGVAPPGTTLKVNGQEAAVAAEGQFEREIILQEGDNILRIEAKDDVGNTATQEIIVHRKSAPPTLQLNIEDGETFQQADVQITGKTEAGALVQVNGQAVTVSPLGEFQTTVTLLDGENTIEVAALDQAGNVTQLQRRLNYRVAPPESELARVARNLPTLSTYFVPVLLSLPVLLILAYFLTRPVALVVSAESNSFRPGLPEEGRFLRLSIDLSKAARATVEIKDKRGNTIATLLHRRHRNGGQHTLHWDGYDDFGRVVRPGDYVIQATASTTGGAVTGTLNVSVLEDWAVHRQYLRNAPSQDDSQVMVNRSGEYVRQPTPSARRARRR